A genomic region of Microbacterium schleiferi contains the following coding sequences:
- a CDS encoding NUDIX hydrolase has translation MPTPDFILELRRFVGTRPLPLVGVTAVIVRDGEVLLGRRSDNHALTPITGIVDPGEEPADAAVREAAEEAGVVIRADRLAWVHQIPRITYANGDQSDYLDLTFRCTWLSGAPVPVDGEMTEVGWYRLDSLNDVDAEMRARIAAAVPEYGEARFRSGGSAEQSPSA, from the coding sequence GTGCCCACTCCCGACTTCATCCTCGAGCTGCGCCGCTTCGTCGGCACGCGCCCTCTCCCCCTCGTCGGCGTCACCGCTGTCATCGTCCGTGACGGTGAGGTCCTGCTGGGTCGACGCTCCGACAACCACGCGCTGACCCCGATCACCGGCATCGTCGATCCGGGAGAAGAACCGGCCGATGCGGCGGTCCGCGAGGCTGCCGAGGAGGCCGGTGTCGTCATCCGCGCCGATCGCCTGGCATGGGTGCATCAGATCCCGAGAATCACGTACGCCAACGGCGATCAGAGCGACTATCTCGATCTGACCTTCCGCTGCACCTGGCTCTCGGGCGCGCCGGTTCCCGTCGACGGCGAGATGACCGAGGTCGGCTGGTACCGGCTCGACTCCCTCAACGACGTGGATGCCGAGATGCGGGCGCGCATCGCGGCTGCCGTGCCCGAGTACGGTGAGGCCCGGTTCCGCAGCGGCGGCAGCGCCGAGCAGAGCCCCTCCGCCTGA
- the dnaE gene encoding DNA polymerase III subunit alpha: MASDSFVHLHVHSEYSMLDGAARIGAMVQEAASQGSPAIAVTDHGNTFAAFEFYKAAKDVGIKPIIGIEAYVTPGTHRSEKSRVRWGSPEQSDDDVSGAGAYTHMTLLSETTTGMHNLFRLSSKASMEGYYFKPRMDRELLEKYSTGLIATTGCPSGEVQTRLRLGQYDAARAAAAEFQDIFGKENYFAEIMDHGLDIERRVMTDLLSIAKDLNIPLLATNDSHYTHQHDANSHAALLCVQSGSTLDDPKRFKFDGDGYYIRTPAEMRQIFRQHPEACDNTLLIAERCEVEFNTSANYMPRFPVPDGETEESWFVKEVEAGLEERYPAGIPDEVRKQAEYEVGVIVQMGFPGYFLVVADFINWAKRNGIRVGPGRGSGAGSMAAYAMRITDLDPLQHGLIFERFLNPDRVSMPDFDVDFDDRRRGEVIQYVTEKYGDDRVAQIVTYGTIKAKQALKDAGRVLGFPFSMGERLTKAMPPAVMGKDVPLTDMFNKDHPRYKEAGEFRTLIETDQEAKTVFDTAVGLENLKRQWGVHAAGVIMSSEPLIDIIPIMRREQDGQIVTQFDYPSCESLGLIKMDFLGLRNLTIINDALDNIEANRGEPLILEDLALDDRASYELLARGDTLGVFQLDGGPMRSLLRLMKPDNFEDISAVLALYRPGPMGVNSHINYALRKNAQQEIEPIHKELEEPLADILDTTYGLIVYQEQVMAVAQRVAGYTLGQADLLRRAMGKKKKSELDKQKEIFFGGMTERGFSDAAQQTLWKVLESFADYAFNKAHTAAYGLVSYWTAYLKAHYPAEYMAALLTSVGDSKDKMAVYLNECRRMGIRVLPPDVNESIRYFAAVGDDIRFGLGAVRNVGANVVEAIVQARVDEPFASFHDFLGRVPVSVANKRTVESLIKAGAFDTLGATRRALLEIHEDATEQAVLDKRREANGEVGFDFDSLWGEDEPQQVNKVPERPEWTKKDKLAFEREMLGLYVSDHPLAGLEVPLAKHASINIHDLLGSEVLTDGDQVTIAGLVTSVQHRVAKSSGNPYGMITVEDFDGEITVMFMGKTYTEFQSMLQADSILVVRGRVSRRDDGMNLHAQAAFSPDLGSVDDSGPLVLVMPEQRATEAVIGDLADCLRRHSGDTEVTLRLHKGGVAKVFEVPHQVSVTADLYGELKGLLGPQCLG, translated from the coding sequence ATGGCGTCCGACTCCTTCGTCCACCTGCACGTGCACAGCGAGTATTCGATGCTCGACGGGGCAGCGCGAATCGGGGCGATGGTGCAAGAAGCAGCCTCGCAAGGCTCGCCGGCCATCGCTGTCACCGACCACGGCAATACGTTCGCGGCGTTCGAGTTCTACAAGGCCGCGAAGGATGTCGGCATCAAGCCGATCATCGGCATCGAGGCCTATGTGACGCCCGGTACGCACCGGTCCGAGAAGTCGCGTGTGCGCTGGGGGTCGCCTGAACAGAGCGACGACGATGTCTCGGGTGCGGGTGCTTATACGCACATGACTCTGCTGTCGGAGACGACGACCGGGATGCACAACCTCTTCCGACTTTCCTCGAAGGCATCGATGGAGGGCTACTACTTCAAGCCGCGCATGGACCGCGAGCTGCTGGAGAAGTACTCGACGGGTCTCATCGCGACGACGGGATGCCCGTCGGGTGAGGTTCAGACGCGGTTGCGCCTGGGCCAGTACGACGCGGCACGCGCCGCGGCGGCGGAGTTTCAGGACATCTTCGGCAAAGAGAACTACTTCGCCGAGATCATGGATCACGGGCTCGACATCGAACGCCGGGTCATGACCGATCTGCTGAGCATCGCCAAAGACCTCAACATCCCGTTGCTCGCGACGAACGATTCCCACTACACGCACCAGCACGACGCGAACAGTCACGCGGCGCTGCTCTGCGTGCAATCCGGATCCACGCTCGATGACCCGAAGAGGTTCAAGTTCGACGGCGATGGGTACTACATCCGCACGCCCGCAGAGATGCGCCAGATCTTCCGGCAGCATCCCGAGGCGTGCGACAACACGCTCTTGATCGCCGAGCGCTGCGAGGTCGAGTTCAACACCAGCGCGAACTACATGCCGCGTTTTCCCGTTCCCGACGGGGAGACCGAGGAGAGCTGGTTCGTCAAGGAAGTCGAGGCGGGGCTCGAGGAGCGCTACCCGGCCGGGATTCCGGACGAGGTCCGCAAGCAGGCCGAGTACGAGGTCGGCGTCATCGTGCAGATGGGGTTCCCGGGCTACTTCCTCGTCGTCGCCGACTTCATCAACTGGGCAAAGCGCAACGGCATCCGTGTCGGCCCGGGCCGCGGGTCCGGCGCCGGGTCCATGGCGGCGTACGCGATGCGGATCACGGATCTCGACCCGCTGCAGCACGGGCTCATCTTCGAGCGATTCCTCAACCCCGACCGGGTGTCGATGCCCGACTTCGATGTCGACTTCGACGACCGCCGCCGCGGCGAAGTGATCCAGTACGTCACCGAGAAGTACGGCGACGACCGGGTCGCTCAGATCGTGACGTACGGCACCATCAAGGCCAAGCAGGCGCTCAAGGATGCCGGTCGCGTGCTCGGATTCCCGTTCAGCATGGGCGAGCGCCTGACGAAGGCCATGCCGCCCGCGGTGATGGGCAAGGACGTGCCGCTGACCGACATGTTCAACAAGGATCACCCCCGCTACAAAGAGGCCGGGGAGTTCCGCACGCTCATCGAGACCGACCAGGAAGCCAAGACGGTCTTCGACACTGCGGTCGGCCTTGAGAACCTCAAGCGCCAGTGGGGTGTGCACGCGGCTGGCGTGATCATGTCGAGCGAACCGCTCATCGACATCATCCCGATCATGCGCCGCGAGCAGGACGGCCAGATCGTCACGCAGTTCGACTATCCCTCGTGCGAGTCGCTTGGCCTCATCAAGATGGACTTCCTGGGGCTTCGAAACCTCACGATCATCAACGATGCCCTCGACAACATCGAGGCGAACCGGGGCGAACCGCTCATCCTCGAGGATCTCGCGCTCGACGATCGTGCGTCCTACGAGTTGCTCGCCCGCGGCGACACGCTCGGTGTCTTCCAGCTCGACGGCGGGCCCATGCGCTCGCTTCTGCGGCTGATGAAGCCCGACAACTTCGAAGACATCTCGGCGGTGCTCGCCCTGTACCGGCCCGGTCCGATGGGCGTGAACTCGCACATCAACTACGCCCTCCGCAAGAACGCGCAGCAGGAGATCGAGCCGATCCACAAGGAGCTCGAAGAGCCCCTGGCCGACATCCTCGACACCACGTACGGCCTCATCGTCTATCAGGAGCAGGTGATGGCCGTCGCCCAGCGCGTGGCCGGCTACACGCTCGGTCAGGCGGATCTGCTGCGCCGCGCGATGGGTAAGAAGAAGAAGTCCGAGCTCGACAAGCAGAAAGAGATCTTCTTCGGCGGCATGACCGAGCGCGGGTTCTCGGATGCCGCGCAGCAGACGCTGTGGAAGGTGCTCGAGTCCTTCGCGGACTACGCCTTCAACAAGGCGCACACGGCCGCCTACGGGCTCGTCTCGTACTGGACGGCGTATCTGAAGGCCCACTACCCCGCGGAGTACATGGCGGCGCTGCTCACGAGCGTCGGCGACTCGAAAGACAAGATGGCCGTCTACCTCAACGAGTGCCGGCGGATGGGCATCCGGGTGCTCCCGCCGGACGTGAACGAGTCGATCCGCTACTTCGCGGCCGTCGGGGACGACATCCGTTTCGGCCTCGGCGCCGTGCGCAACGTCGGCGCGAACGTCGTGGAAGCGATCGTGCAGGCGCGCGTCGACGAGCCCTTCGCCTCGTTCCACGACTTCCTCGGTCGCGTGCCGGTCTCGGTCGCGAACAAGCGGACCGTGGAGTCGCTGATCAAAGCCGGTGCTTTCGACACGCTGGGCGCGACACGGCGGGCGCTTCTGGAGATCCACGAGGATGCCACCGAGCAGGCTGTCCTCGACAAGCGTCGCGAGGCCAACGGCGAGGTCGGGTTCGACTTCGATTCGCTGTGGGGAGAGGACGAACCCCAGCAGGTCAACAAGGTTCCCGAGCGTCCGGAGTGGACCAAGAAAGACAAGCTGGCCTTCGAACGCGAGATGCTGGGGCTCTACGTCTCGGATCATCCGCTCGCGGGACTCGAGGTGCCGCTTGCGAAGCACGCCTCGATCAACATCCACGATCTGTTGGGCTCGGAAGTCTTGACCGACGGCGATCAGGTGACCATCGCGGGCCTGGTGACAAGCGTGCAGCATCGGGTTGCCAAGTCCAGCGGCAACCCCTACGGCATGATCACGGTCGAGGACTTCGACGGCGAGATCACTGTCATGTTCATGGGCAAGACCTACACCGAGTTCCAGTCGATGCTGCAGGCTGACTCGATCCTGGTGGTGCGGGGGCGCGTGTCCCGACGCGACGACGGCATGAACCTGCACGCGCAGGCGGCTTTCTCACCCGACCTCGGTTCCGTCGATGATTCGGGACCGCTCGTGCTCGTCATGCCCGAACAGCGGGCCACCGAGGCTGTCATCGGTGATCTCGCCGACTGCCTGCGCCGTCACAGCGGTGATACCGAAGTAACGCTGCGGCTGCACAAGGGCGGGGTCGCGAAGGTGTTCGAGGTACCGCATCAGGTGAGCGTCACCGCCGACCTGTATGGGGAGCTCAAGGGGCTGCTCGGCCCGCAATGCCTGGGATAA
- the hisD gene encoding histidinol dehydrogenase encodes MLRTLDLRGQSLTPAELLAAVPRATAARSEALATAARLVDDVATRGEEALREQAEQFDGVAGHDIRVPAEHLDDALDQLDPAVREALERAIDRVRAASAVQVPPPTTTTLAPGALVHQRWQPVRRVGVYVPGGKAVYPSSVVMNVVPAQAAGVEQIALASPPQRAEGGRVHPVILAAAKLLGVTEVYAMGGAGAVGAFAYGAASLGLDPVDVVTGPGNNFVAAAKRAVAGRVGTDSEAGATEILIVADDTADPRLVAADLISQAEHDEQASAVLVTSSSALADAVQAEVTVMAAQTLHAQRIAVSLTGPQSAIVLVDDLDAAVDFSNAYAPEHLELHLADPMPHKFVHAGALFVGPHSPVSLGDYLAGSNHVLPTGGQARYAAGLSASTFLRPQQVIEYDRDALAEVADAIVALATAEVLPAHGEAVRARFTA; translated from the coding sequence ATGCTTCGCACCCTCGATCTGCGCGGGCAAAGCCTGACGCCCGCAGAGCTTCTCGCCGCCGTTCCTCGCGCGACGGCTGCCCGTTCTGAGGCTCTTGCCACTGCTGCACGCCTCGTCGACGACGTCGCCACGCGCGGCGAGGAGGCGCTGCGCGAGCAGGCCGAACAGTTCGACGGGGTTGCCGGCCACGACATCCGCGTTCCCGCGGAACACCTCGATGACGCCCTCGATCAGCTGGACCCGGCGGTTCGTGAGGCTCTCGAGCGCGCGATCGATCGCGTGCGCGCGGCTTCAGCTGTGCAGGTTCCGCCGCCGACCACGACGACGCTGGCGCCCGGTGCGCTCGTGCACCAGCGGTGGCAGCCCGTCCGTCGCGTCGGTGTCTACGTCCCCGGCGGCAAGGCCGTCTACCCCTCCAGCGTCGTCATGAACGTCGTTCCCGCTCAGGCAGCCGGTGTCGAGCAGATCGCTCTCGCCTCCCCGCCGCAGCGCGCCGAGGGAGGTCGCGTCCACCCCGTGATCCTCGCTGCCGCCAAGCTCCTCGGCGTCACCGAGGTCTATGCGATGGGCGGGGCCGGCGCGGTCGGCGCGTTCGCGTACGGGGCGGCCAGTCTCGGGCTTGACCCGGTCGACGTGGTCACCGGGCCGGGTAACAACTTCGTGGCAGCGGCCAAGCGCGCGGTCGCCGGGCGCGTCGGGACGGATTCCGAGGCCGGCGCCACCGAGATCCTCATCGTCGCCGATGACACCGCGGACCCGCGGCTGGTTGCTGCCGACCTCATCAGCCAGGCCGAGCACGACGAGCAGGCCTCAGCCGTTCTCGTGACGTCGTCGTCGGCGCTGGCGGATGCCGTGCAGGCCGAGGTCACGGTGATGGCCGCCCAGACCCTGCACGCACAGCGCATCGCCGTTTCGCTGACCGGCCCGCAGTCCGCCATCGTGCTCGTCGACGACCTCGATGCCGCCGTGGACTTCTCCAACGCCTACGCACCTGAACACCTCGAACTCCACCTCGCTGACCCGATGCCACACAAATTCGTGCACGCCGGTGCCCTCTTCGTCGGTCCGCACTCGCCGGTGAGTCTCGGTGACTATCTCGCGGGGAGCAACCACGTGCTTCCTACCGGCGGACAGGCGCGCTACGCCGCCGGTCTGTCGGCGTCGACCTTCCTGCGGCCGCAGCAGGTCATCGAGTACGACCGGGATGCCCTGGCGGAGGTTGCTGACGCGATCGTGGCCCTTGCCACAGCAGAAGTGCTTCCCGCGCACGGCGAAGCCGTTCGCGCGCGATTCACCGCGTAG
- the nrdR gene encoding transcriptional regulator NrdR: protein MHCPFCRHSDSRVIDSRTSDDGLSIRRRRQCPECGGRFSTIETASLNVIKRSGVIEPFSREKVMSGVRKACQGRPVTEGDLAVLAQTVEEAVRQTGSSQIDTNEIGLAILGPLRELDEIAYLRFASVYQAFDTLEDFESAIAQLRADHHRPASDPEE, encoded by the coding sequence ATGCACTGCCCGTTCTGCCGTCACTCCGACTCGCGCGTGATCGACTCCCGCACCAGCGACGACGGTCTCAGCATCCGTCGACGCCGGCAATGCCCCGAGTGCGGCGGACGATTCTCGACGATCGAAACGGCCAGCCTCAACGTCATCAAGCGTTCGGGGGTGATCGAACCGTTCAGTCGCGAGAAGGTCATGTCGGGTGTGCGGAAGGCCTGTCAGGGGCGCCCGGTGACCGAGGGCGACCTCGCGGTGCTGGCGCAGACGGTCGAAGAGGCGGTCCGGCAGACCGGATCGTCACAGATCGACACCAATGAGATTGGCCTGGCGATCCTCGGTCCGCTCCGCGAACTCGACGAAATTGCTTATCTCCGGTTCGCGAGCGTGTACCAGGCGTTCGATACGTTGGAGGATTTTGAATCGGCGATCGCACAGTTGCGCGCGGATCACCATCGCCCGGCATCCGATCCCGAGGAGTAA
- a CDS encoding quinone-dependent dihydroorotate dehydrogenase, with protein MYPWLFRTFLSKMDPETAHHAAMLVIRLLGIPPLSWVARALTRPDPSLRVHTMGLTFDAPFGVAAGFDKDAVGVDGLHALGFGHVEVGTLTAIPQTGNPKPRLFRLIPDRAVINRMGFNNRGSYAAAARLERARRRHRRTVLGVNIGKSRIVDVENAVVDYVTSTRLLAPVADYLVVNVSSPNTPGLRSLQAVDALRPLLTAVKDAAEDTPLLVKIAPDLADDDIREVTALALDLGLQGIVATNTTIARDGLGLVTDPSVIAAAGAGGLSGKPLAPRALEVLRLVRSLVPDDFCVISAGGVETAADVRERVDAGATLVQGYTGFLYRGPLWARQINRGLVNT; from the coding sequence ATGTACCCGTGGCTGTTTCGCACGTTCCTCTCGAAGATGGACCCGGAGACAGCGCACCATGCGGCGATGCTCGTCATCCGGCTGCTCGGCATCCCGCCGCTGTCGTGGGTGGCTCGAGCCCTCACGCGACCTGACCCGTCGCTGAGGGTGCACACGATGGGGCTCACCTTCGACGCGCCGTTCGGCGTGGCCGCGGGGTTCGACAAGGATGCCGTGGGCGTCGACGGCCTGCATGCGCTGGGCTTCGGTCACGTCGAAGTCGGGACGTTGACCGCGATCCCCCAGACCGGAAACCCCAAACCGCGTCTATTTCGGCTGATCCCCGACCGCGCCGTCATCAATCGCATGGGATTCAACAATCGCGGATCGTATGCCGCGGCGGCTCGGCTTGAGCGGGCTCGTCGTCGGCACCGCCGCACCGTTCTGGGCGTCAACATCGGCAAGAGCCGCATCGTGGATGTCGAGAACGCCGTCGTCGATTACGTCACGAGCACACGCCTGCTCGCGCCGGTCGCCGACTACCTGGTCGTCAACGTCTCGTCGCCGAACACGCCGGGCTTGCGTAGCCTCCAGGCCGTCGACGCACTCCGGCCCCTGCTGACGGCCGTCAAGGACGCCGCAGAGGACACCCCGTTGCTCGTGAAAATCGCGCCCGACCTCGCAGACGATGACATCCGCGAGGTCACGGCGCTGGCTCTCGACCTCGGCCTCCAGGGCATCGTCGCGACGAACACGACGATTGCACGCGACGGTCTCGGACTGGTCACCGACCCCTCGGTGATTGCCGCAGCAGGCGCGGGCGGGCTTTCGGGCAAGCCGCTTGCTCCGCGAGCCCTGGAGGTCCTCCGCCTCGTTCGCTCGCTCGTCCCCGACGACTTCTGTGTCATTTCCGCGGGCGGTGTGGAAACTGCCGCCGACGTGCGTGAGCGGGTGGACGCGGGTGCGACGCTCGTGCAGGGATACACCGGGTTTCTCTACCGGGGTCCGCTCTGGGCGCGGCAGATCAATCGCGGTCTCGTCAACACGTGA
- a CDS encoding TauD/TfdA family dioxygenase gives MIERHIKPEVAAIFIDVARGRRGIYADDAAFEKLLAEAKAAFEAADPETAEIIRQFARAEVPDGGVLFHGLTVDQDDMGESPRDPVAFEGKDRDPVTEAALLAFASVAGEVFSFARQHRGALIQNVTPIPGHEYDAVGTGSRSLLDWHSEDAFDDAHPQFVGLFCVRGDERVQTALAPVDRIDLTAEDEKVLREPRFMHGIDKASGGTGRPEDGVQGAALYGENGKRFVRIDMDCAAAVAGDDEAAAALKAFHDGADKEGIYVTLGAGDILLFDNRRVMHARTPFEPRYDGTDRWLQRVIITDDLGRSTDRRTRHQRVVENELVGA, from the coding sequence GTGATCGAACGTCACATCAAGCCCGAAGTCGCTGCGATTTTCATCGATGTCGCCCGCGGCCGTCGCGGGATCTACGCCGATGACGCCGCGTTTGAAAAACTGCTCGCCGAGGCGAAGGCGGCCTTCGAAGCCGCCGACCCCGAGACTGCCGAGATCATCCGGCAGTTCGCGCGCGCCGAGGTTCCCGATGGGGGAGTGCTCTTCCACGGACTCACGGTCGACCAGGACGACATGGGTGAGAGCCCGCGCGATCCGGTGGCATTCGAGGGCAAGGATCGCGACCCGGTCACGGAGGCCGCATTGCTGGCGTTTGCCTCGGTCGCCGGAGAGGTCTTCTCGTTTGCGCGCCAGCACCGCGGCGCCCTGATCCAGAACGTGACGCCGATTCCCGGGCACGAGTACGACGCCGTCGGAACGGGAAGTCGCAGCCTGCTCGACTGGCACTCGGAGGATGCCTTCGACGACGCCCACCCGCAGTTCGTCGGTCTCTTCTGCGTCCGGGGCGACGAACGCGTGCAGACCGCACTCGCGCCGGTTGACCGTATCGACCTCACTGCCGAGGACGAGAAGGTCTTGCGCGAGCCGCGGTTCATGCACGGCATCGACAAGGCTTCCGGGGGCACCGGTCGCCCCGAGGATGGCGTGCAGGGGGCAGCGCTCTACGGCGAGAACGGCAAGCGTTTCGTGCGTATCGACATGGACTGCGCCGCCGCCGTCGCCGGTGACGACGAAGCCGCCGCTGCACTGAAGGCTTTCCACGACGGTGCCGACAAAGAGGGCATCTACGTGACCCTCGGCGCGGGCGACATCCTCCTGTTCGACAACCGTCGGGTCATGCACGCGCGCACGCCCTTCGAGCCCCGGTACGACGGCACTGACCGGTGGCTGCAGCGTGTCATCATCACCGACGACCTCGGTCGCTCCACGGACCGTCGCACTCGCCACCAGCGCGTGGTCGAGAACGAGCTGGTCGGCGCCTGA
- a CDS encoding sugar-transfer associated ATP-grasp domain-containing protein, translating to MASRGLGSRFGYMVARLKVIDLPSVIERAREVSAQFHKWTPAVVVDMFWQATFHQVGFQDYVDYDFAILNRRERRTMMTHPHSNKYSYTFDDPEYRGIFYDKWEFDRVFSEHLGRDWMMVTDDNVDELRAFGEAHPVLITKKQAGRSGAAINRYYSTEIEDWADFHAQLHERGELLIEENIVQHPDVAAVCAGTVNSTRVAAFFDGEKTHILAIAQKFGRGQVADQMDFGGFYTMLDPETGASLGDGYDSHGHVHKLHPDSGYPIAQFQLPMFDEVVAFVDKVARHVPQVKYVGWDIAVTPDGPVLIEGNWATGVYENKPSVLGVRTGHRPRYQKAMGF from the coding sequence ATGGCATCACGAGGCCTTGGTTCGCGGTTCGGATACATGGTGGCCCGGTTGAAGGTCATCGACCTGCCCTCGGTCATCGAGCGCGCGCGTGAGGTGTCTGCGCAGTTCCACAAGTGGACACCGGCGGTGGTCGTGGACATGTTCTGGCAGGCGACGTTCCACCAGGTCGGCTTTCAGGATTACGTCGACTACGACTTCGCGATCCTGAACCGGCGCGAGCGGCGCACGATGATGACCCACCCGCATTCGAACAAGTACTCCTACACGTTCGACGATCCGGAATACCGCGGGATCTTCTACGACAAGTGGGAGTTCGATCGCGTCTTCTCCGAGCACCTCGGTCGGGACTGGATGATGGTCACCGACGACAACGTCGACGAGCTGCGGGCCTTCGGCGAGGCGCACCCCGTGCTCATCACCAAGAAGCAGGCCGGCCGTTCCGGTGCGGCCATCAACCGGTACTACTCGACCGAGATCGAGGACTGGGCAGACTTCCACGCGCAGCTGCACGAGCGCGGTGAACTGCTGATCGAAGAGAACATCGTTCAGCATCCGGATGTCGCTGCTGTGTGCGCCGGCACGGTCAACTCGACCCGCGTTGCAGCCTTCTTCGACGGCGAGAAGACCCACATCTTGGCGATCGCCCAGAAGTTCGGTCGCGGGCAGGTCGCCGACCAGATGGACTTCGGAGGCTTCTACACGATGCTCGACCCCGAGACGGGTGCGTCGCTCGGCGACGGCTACGACTCGCACGGGCACGTCCACAAGCTCCATCCCGATTCCGGGTACCCGATCGCGCAGTTCCAGCTCCCGATGTTCGACGAGGTCGTCGCGTTCGTCGACAAGGTCGCTCGGCATGTTCCCCAGGTCAAGTACGTCGGCTGGGACATCGCGGTCACTCCCGACGGTCCCGTCCTCATCGAAGGCAACTGGGCTACGGGCGTCTACGAGAACAAGCCGAGCGTGCTCGGTGTCCGCACGGGGCATCGTCCGCGGTACCAGAAGGCCATGGGCTTTTGA
- a CDS encoding alanine racemase C-terminal domain-containing protein: MISPTGPRVRLSRSALVEGVSRALEAGGADAVADLRRDAYGHGVSLVADVLVESGVRAACLDPEGTEVASAAGMAAVPDPPTVDPVLLFGLPRASTGAVAGSQPVRPVMSLIGSVLSVKALRAGEGVSYNYTHIAHQDTRIALVSGGFGQGVARALGNQVSVEIRGALYPIVGRVAMDVCVVDIGDADVARSDEVIYFGGEGPAGPALATWEAASGLTAAELVCALGLRLPREVIA; the protein is encoded by the coding sequence TTGATCAGTCCGACCGGGCCTCGTGTTCGGCTGAGTCGCTCGGCCCTCGTCGAGGGCGTCAGCCGGGCGCTCGAGGCCGGGGGAGCGGATGCCGTCGCAGACCTCAGGCGGGATGCGTACGGTCACGGGGTGTCGCTCGTGGCCGACGTGCTCGTCGAGTCCGGGGTGCGCGCAGCGTGTCTGGACCCGGAGGGCACCGAGGTGGCATCCGCCGCCGGGATGGCCGCTGTGCCGGACCCGCCGACGGTGGACCCGGTGCTCCTGTTCGGTCTGCCTCGCGCCTCGACCGGGGCCGTCGCGGGCTCGCAGCCGGTGCGGCCGGTGATGAGCCTCATCGGCTCGGTGCTGTCGGTCAAGGCTCTGCGCGCCGGTGAGGGCGTCTCGTACAACTACACGCACATCGCGCACCAGGACACGCGAATCGCTCTGGTCTCGGGCGGGTTCGGCCAGGGCGTGGCCCGTGCGCTCGGCAACCAGGTGTCCGTCGAGATTCGCGGCGCCCTGTACCCCATCGTTGGCCGCGTCGCGATGGATGTCTGCGTCGTCGACATCGGTGACGCTGACGTCGCGCGCAGTGACGAGGTGATCTACTTCGGTGGCGAGGGCCCGGCGGGCCCGGCGCTGGCCACGTGGGAAGCAGCATCCGGGCTGACGGCTGCCGAGCTGGTCTGTGCGCTGGGCCTTCGGCTCCCGCGGGAGGTGATCGCATGA
- a CDS encoding alanine racemase, with translation MSAQMIVDLGRILSDIDVLRERIAPAEYMLVVKNDAYGHGVDRVVAAAAAHGVRWFGAFDVPMGVRAREAAGPDARVFSWVTITRPEIAVALDADIELGVGDASYLEDIAAVSAGRSARVHIKIDTGLHRNGVRPEEWPAFVARAAELEARGDIHVAGIWSHIAETSDEDDDRSRAAFLDAIQIAEAAGLRPQVRHLAASAAAFARPEFRFDLVRFGAFSYGIRSTGGADLPGITPAATLVAPVSAISASGVEVAYGYLDGLPSTLAGRMSVGTAAGPRTVREIGPASMLIDPWPGAAVGDEVSVFGPGTRGESSVTTLAEAIGTVGEEIIVRVSPLIPRVYI, from the coding sequence ATGAGCGCACAGATGATTGTGGATCTGGGTCGGATTCTCAGCGACATCGATGTGCTGCGCGAGCGCATAGCGCCGGCGGAGTACATGCTGGTCGTCAAGAACGACGCGTACGGCCATGGCGTGGACCGCGTCGTGGCGGCAGCTGCTGCCCACGGTGTGCGCTGGTTCGGTGCGTTCGATGTGCCGATGGGAGTCCGGGCACGCGAGGCGGCCGGGCCCGATGCGCGGGTCTTTTCGTGGGTCACGATCACTCGGCCGGAGATCGCGGTTGCGCTGGATGCCGACATCGAACTCGGTGTGGGAGACGCCTCCTACCTCGAGGACATCGCCGCCGTCTCGGCTGGCCGTTCCGCGCGCGTGCACATCAAGATCGATACCGGGCTGCACCGCAACGGCGTCCGGCCGGAGGAGTGGCCCGCGTTCGTTGCGCGGGCTGCCGAACTCGAGGCGCGCGGCGACATCCACGTTGCAGGAATCTGGAGTCACATCGCCGAAACCAGCGACGAGGACGATGACCGATCTCGCGCCGCGTTCCTCGATGCGATCCAGATCGCCGAAGCGGCCGGCTTGCGGCCCCAGGTTCGGCATCTGGCCGCGAGTGCTGCGGCCTTCGCACGACCCGAGTTCCGGTTCGACCTCGTCCGCTTCGGAGCGTTCAGCTACGGCATCCGTTCCACGGGCGGCGCCGATCTTCCCGGCATCACCCCGGCAGCGACGCTCGTCGCGCCCGTGAGCGCCATCAGCGCCTCGGGCGTCGAGGTTGCCTACGGCTACCTCGACGGCCTGCCCTCAACGCTGGCCGGCCGGATGTCTGTGGGCACCGCGGCCGGTCCCCGCACCGTCCGCGAGATCGGCCCCGCATCGATGCTGATCGACCCGTGGCCCGGAGCCGCAGTCGGCGACGAGGTCTCCGTCTTCGGACCGGGCACGCGCGGCGAGTCGAGCGTCACGACGCTCGCCGAGGCGATCGGGACCGTCGGCGAGGAGATCATCGTCCGCGTCTCGCCGCTCATTCCCCGCGTCTACATCTGA